TCTGGAGGAGAAACCAGCCTTGACTGTGGGACGCAACTTACTCAGCTTTTAGGGTCGTGAGGGGGACCTTCTTAtcggtgactttttttttttttttggtgactattttatattaaagtctaCTGTGTAAGAGAAGCCTGAGGGGAGCTGTTTGTGGGCCCCATCAGGTGTCCGCCGCtgagtgaggcaggcaggcccGGCAGCTGAGGCTCCCAGGGCAGGGACGCCTGGAAGCACACGAGCTTTCAGTTCCTTCTGCTTGAGACGGCGCCGGGCAGCCCCAGGTTCCCGGGTTTTGTCCAGAAGGAGTTTGTTCCTGCCACCCTCTCAGACAGAAATCTGGCTCCCTGGGCTAGTCCTGAAATGAGGCCCCCGAGTGGCTCCGGAACAGGTCCCCCACCTCCACTGGACTGACCCAAGGCTGTGAAGTCACCTCTGCTTCAGCCCGCAGCTGGGTCTTTTCCTGCCACACTTTATTAGGAAGGTAAGACAGACTCTGTGTACAGGACACATCGGTGTCAGGGGTGAGGGACTTTCTACAAGGAGGCCCACGGCTGGAGGAAGTGCTTTTGTCCACCTGGTGCCTGGAGAAGAGCCGGGTGCAGCCCACTACTCGATTCCTTCTTGCTTGTCTTTGATGGCCACctgagggggaggaaggaggcggCGCCCTGAGCTGGGATGGCCGGGTGAGGATGTTGGGAACGCAGCCTCAGCCTCCCTGACCAAGGGCTGCCAGGACCTTGGCCAGGGGCCCCAAACGGTTCCAGGCACCGGGTAGCCAGCACCCCAGGGACCCTCTAGCCAGCCCTACTCAAGCCACCATGACTTCCCTGCAGCACAGGTCCTGCTGCCTGGCGTGGCAGGGAGGCGGGGGAGTAGGGGTGCTTCCTGGTGAGCCTGTGACTGACAGACTGAAAATCTGACAAGCCGTGGATCCTTCCCACTCTAAATCGTGTCTGGACTTTGAAGCCCCCTGCGTGAGATGTGACCACACCCATCTGGCCTTCTTGATGGTGGTACCCTACGATAAGATGAGCTGCCCCCAGACAGATAAACCACAGGGCAGCGGCACCACAGGGAAGAGGCTTGGAGGGACAGCCCCAGGCAGCAGGCCCCTTGCTTCCACGGGGACCATGAGAGCACAAAGGGAGACCCTGGCACTGGGTGAGGTCCCACCCTGGGTGCAGACAGCAGGCCCCAGGCCTCACCTCCATGACCCCTCAGTCCACACTTCCCGGATGCTGTGGTATACACCCCTGTTCTGTCATCACCTCCGCCCAGCCCCCATCTCCCCCACTGAATAAATCAGAGGAAACAACCCGGGGATCGTCCTAGGTGTGGGCATGAGCACGCTGCAGCTGTGACCATACAGGCTGGCGTCCAGACTGACCCCAGCCCCTCCGGCTCACCCAGCTCCTCACCCGGAATCGCTCTTCCAGCAGGGAGAGCTCGCTGATGAGGTCTGTGATGGCGTTGGTGAAGGCCTCCTGGGGGCTGTAGTCCGGTGTGGTCTGCACGCGGATGATGATCTTGTGTTCCAAGGGGTGGGGGACTTTGTAGCCAGCAAACAGCACCTGTGGGTCCTTCAGCAGCTGCCTGAGACACAGGGATGGGTGGGGTGCGGGTGGGTGGTGAGCCTAGGGCCCTTGGGGCTCTGGCCCCTTGTGACCTTCCAGGCCTTCTAACCAAGGGTCTTCCCGTTGGGTTGGGGCCTATAAGCAAATGCAGCTGCTCTCGATCTTTAGTTGTTTGTGTTGTGTGATGTCGTTGTCACCACCCCACAGCCCCTGCAAAAATGTCCAAGTAAGACAGACATGTGAAGAAGGTACAGCATGTGGGGACTCCTCCCATACACACAGCTACATCCATGAGGATCAACGACCCTACCTAGTAAACACAGTTTCCAGCAACCTCTTCCCTCACGAGACGTCAGGGACCCTCAAGGGCCCCAAAGAAACCTCCCTAGGCAGTAAAAATCCAGCTagtgttcaggaaaaaaaagcccCATTCCCAGCCCCCAAAGAGCATCTGGCACAGCAAATAAAGGCAGCAGGGGGAGAAGGCCCCAGGCTCTGAGCACTTAATAAAGTGGAAACGGAAATCCTCTGGGCGATGCAGGCTGGCAGCTGCCGTCCACACGCATGGGGTCCTGGTCCACGAGACTATGGGGAAGCGAAGCCTGAATCGTGAGCTGTGCCCTGGGCGTGTGGGGGTTTTCTCCAGATCAGCTCCCTGAAATGTGagcactgggggggggggggcggctggCACAGGTGGGAACACTGGGCTCACacagtgggggagggtggggggcagcagGGCCCCAGGAAAGCCTGGGTGCACCACTGGCTTGGCGCTGGGCAGGAGGCATCCACAAAGAAGATGGGCAACTCCGTCCGCTACTTATACCAGAAGACCGGACAAGCTCCTGCCCACGGTCTCAAACATGCAAACCTGGGAAAGGCATGGCTTCACTGATGGCACTTTTCAGCAGCGAAATGACAAGTCTCTGGCCAATCCTACTGCTGGCCACCTACCAGGCCAGGACTTCACCGGTGCAAACACCCACCATCCAATTACCAGGAACCCACCAGGGCACCGGATGAGCACACAGGCACTCTCCCACTTCCTTCCCTTATTCTACTAAGTTACAATCTCTGGCACACACATCTTAGAATGCCAGGTGTCACTGAGGTCACTGTCACAaatgggggcggggtgggtggcCAAAGCTGAATGCGTCTCCGTGCTTGTGAGCAGAGCCCCAAGCGGGCCTTCTTTCCTGTGGCTCGCTGCACATTCTCCTCCTTTAGTCAGATAACTGAGCCAACACAGGAAAGTGTCTACGTGAACAGAAACCGGTCACTGTCATTTTGAAGAAAAGGTACTGGGATGTGTGAATTCCTAGAGCCAGCACCCAGAAGGACTTCCTGGAGCTCAGAGAGACTTGAGAACATCTCCTGGAACTTAAGCTTGGCCTCTCAAAGAGCAACATAACCCCCAAAAGCCTCTGACTTGGAACTTACGATTTAATGATGTTTCCTAGCGTATGGTCTTCCTTGTTGATGGTGAACAAACAGGCATTGGGTACCTTGGTGTCCTTGTTAATGGTGATCCtaagggagaggcagaggcaaCAGGTTGGTGGGGAGGGCCGCggcttccctcctccccagagtCTAAACCCTGCCCTTCAAGGCAGGCTCAGgtcccacctcctcctggaagaCTTTCCCATCTCTTCATCCCATAACGTCCTCTGTGACTCAGAGTAGCACCGTGGCTATACCCCAAACCCAGCCACGCCTGGCTCTGTGGGACCCTCATCTCACCTCTGGACTACTCCTTCTTCCTAAAGCAGagcttctcaaccttggcaccacTGACATTTTAGGCCAGAAAATTCTTTTCTGTATGGGGGCTGTCTGGTACACTGTGGGGTATTAGCAGTACCTCTACCACTAGATGCCACGAGCATCCCctttatgacaaccaaaaatgtttgcAGACACTGCCGAAGTCTTCTGGGGGGGCAAAATGGCCCCCGGTTAAGAACCACCGCTCTCAAGGGAGAGTGAAGTGCCGGGCAGGGGCTAGACCGCAGAGCAGAGCCCTGGATACCAGACagctaagagaaggaaaagccagcGTTTAAGACGGTCTTCTTTGTGCCGAGCCCTGGACTAAGCGCTTTACATAAATTACCTAATTTAATCTCCCCTTAGAGAAAATTCTGTGATTTAATACAGTAATaagcccattttccagatgaggaaagtgggCCTCAGGCAGACTGTCACTTGCCCAAAGGCACAGAGTTCTCAAGCGGGGGATCCAGGAGCCAAGTCAAGGCTATCTGAGCACTGGATTACATTTCCCTTCACCTGCAGGCAATCAGGCGTCACTGGAGGGTTTACACCAGCGAATGAAGATCCGGTGTGAGTCTCAGAGCCATCATTCTGGCTGCAGCAAGGATAAAGGTGGTGGGCGGGAAGACGAGTGAGGGGGGCTACCAGATCCCAGAGGAAAaggactttggagccagacacACTGGGTTCGAATACAGACCGGCCACTTTCTGTGCGCCTGGgagagttacttaacctctctgaagctcggtttcctcatctgcaaaatggggagacTCACCAACACCTAGGACTGTCTTAAGTTTGGCAGACTCAAGGGCGAAGCGCTCTGTGGAGCTAGAGCAAAACCTTCTGTCCCCCCGGCAGCGGACGGGCAGAGAAGCCCCAGAACCTGCGGGCGCTGACGGTCGAGGGTCCGCGACCCTCTCCCACCGAGGCCGGTTCCACTTACTTCTTCTCGCCCTCGAAGAGCAAGAACGACTCGAAGGCGGGAGGCGCGTTCATCCTAGCGTCGCAGCAGCCTCCCAAGCCTCACACACAGCCGCCACCACCTCCGGAACTCGACCTATATAACTCGACCACTTCCGGGTTAGCGGCTGCTTCCGGATTATGCCGGTAGTGCCAAACCCGTGTGAGGATCGGCTCGTTGCCCTCTATCGGTCTGGAGGATCTTGCGCAGGCGCTAGAAAAGCCTGCCGGAGGGAGAGGAGCTGGTGGCTCTGCGCATGCGTGAGTCGGGAAGGTCCTCTCCTGGGCTTACCTGCGGGCATGTTTTGACGCATGCTCCTAACGCTGGGGGCAGCTCTTTTGAGACATCTCTGTCTAGGCTAAGCCGAAACCCTGAactcttctctctgctccctttgCCCCTTGATCCCTCTTTGGAAATGTGCCCTTGGAATACATGGCAAGAGGCTCTTGAATGGAGAATGGAGCCTTGGGTTAGTGGGCAGGTGTGACCAGCCGGGGCAGAAGAAGCCTCCCCTGGGCTAGACTGTTGTGTATggataatccacctgccaaggcaagCTGCTACAAGACTCCTGGCTGGGTTGTTACTGGTTTACCAGGTGGGCTTGTAGCCTAGCGAGGTTCTTGTTAGGGGAGCAGTTGGGTGAGGGCCGGGGAGGTGGCAAGTGTATGCTGGTGGGgacaaaaaaatgttgcctgccatttcaataaacaaagaatgttgccgccatcaagccatcagccccTGACGGtgtgccctgaggggaattcaggatggagaaaaacaggatactggccctagatagttaagatgcatatctaggAATCATTTCAATGCCCAGATTctttcatcttccgaagaaaactgctgaaatcattaacttgagatgtctgtctTTTGTGATTAGcggtaatcttttgatgtttgactacaagtgttttgtttgtttttcagcaaaaaactcctatatatcctggctcctcccttacctctttggaacagttctgCAGAgcaatctgagaggctgtctcccaggctactGTCCTCAGTAAGGTCCTCGATAAAACATAACTcgcaggaacttccctggtggtccagttgttaagactctgagcttccacaggggtcacaggtttgatccctggtcagggaagttcctctTGCCGCTCAGTGCGGCAAAAAAACcacccagaaaacaaacaaaaaaccaccccCACAACTcgcaggaattccctggaggtccagtggttaggactcggcgctttcattgctggggcccaggttcgatccctggtcagggaactagaatgCCACAAGCCACGTGGAAcggccaaaaacccaaaaaatcaCGCATAAGGCGCTTCCCTTGTGGCgtagtggataagaatccacctgccagtgcaggggacacgggttcgagccctggtccgggaagttcccacatgccgcggagcagctaagcccgtgtgccacaactactgagcctgagctctagagcccgcgagccacaactactgaagcccgtgagccacaactactgaagcccgcgcgtctagagcccgtgctccgctacatgagaagccaccgcaatgaaaagcccgcgcaccgcagcaaagaggagcccgcttgcagcaacgaagacccaacacagccaaaaaatgaataaataaattaaaatttaaaaaatatttttttaaaaatcccacatAACTcgcaacttttaggttgtgcatttttgtttttgttttgttttcagtcaaCACAGGTATGAGAGGAACTTGAAGGGATAAGGGATAAGTGAGTCGGTTTTGGTTGGTTGATATTTTGCAGACTACAGCTTAGCATAAAAGTCCCACCTGCGCGGTTTGAAGCAACAGGGGCTGGGGTCTCAGATTAGCTACTGAAGCCCTAACAGCTTTCCAGCTGTTTCTTCAAGGCTGGGGAACAGCTGAGGAGCCCCCAAGGAAATCTGGAGCTTCCCCCACCACTTCCCGGGAAGGACTCTTTCCTACTTAAGCTTTGAGACCTGGGGTGAGAAAATGTCATTTGCTGGAGGCCCACACCAACCTTGACTCTCCAGGCCAAGTGGGTGGGGGCCTCTTTAACTGCGGAGGAATAGAAGGTAATGACAGTAATGATGCCCCTTCACCCGTCTGAGTCATCCTGGGAAAGTTTGGGCCAAGGACGCtactgagaaataaaatgttgcctgccatgtcagtaaacaaaAGATGCCGCAGCTGTCAGCCATTGCAGCCCTGCCCCCAAccgtgagccctgagggaactcaggaaggaaacaaagaatatcGGCCAGCCAGCCATCATCAGACTGCAGCCAACCCCGAGGTGCAGCTTGATGAAATGCAGGATGTGAAAACAcgggatactggccccagatagctgaggtacatatcaaaggaatgattttggtgagcccagactcttacatcttcccatacaaagaaaagcgctaaattccttaaattgagatatctggttttctttaattaacagtaatctcatgatgttcagactacctgccctttgttgcaaaactcctatatatcctggctccccctcaCGTCCTCAGAGCAGTTTTCTCGGggttactgggtttttttttttcgaCTCGGGGTTACTTAAGATGCTGCCTCCCCggcttgaagtcctcagtatgtccaccgaataaaacataactctcaacctTTAGGTTGcgtatttcttttttcagttgacactactgagaaaggaaggaggcagggcacaaactttaaaagaatgacacagcctcTGAGGACATAAAGTAGTTAGAACTGATTAggcccaagatggcggaagagtctGCTTCCAGTAGAACGTGAGCCTCCTTATACGCTCATTGCGATACGTcagcatatgctaaatgacataCCCACAGGCACCATGCCAGCTCTAAGGCTgaataaaaggccaaaaagtgggtcaCAACTCCTGGAAATCTCCGCTCCTTccccaaatagttggaataatcctcctacTCACTAGCCTATGAAATTCCCCTCCCcctaaaaactgacaaccccataccctggggcctcttgccttctgagtTGGCCCACACTcagtctatggaatgtgtatctccctgaataaacctgctttcactttactgtggctcgctcttgaattctttcctgcaagAAGCCGAGAACCCATACTTGGCGACCCGTCCCAGGAACTCACCTGAGACCTGGGACCTGACCATCCTCTTGTGCCCCACCTTTTCTTGCAACACTACCATTGCCGGGATTGCAGGGACCTGGCGGTGATGAGGCTGGCCTGGCCTTAACTGGGCTACGGGACAGAATGGGGAGAGGATTTTAACTCTGAAGGGGCTTCCCTCCCTGCCACTGTGGAAGTCTGTCCTCTCTAGGGAGTTCTGGTCACACTTGCCCTTTGATTCTCTGACCAACATGAGATCCTGAGCTCCAGAAGTTGTCAGCCCCCCAAAGAGTTTTCAGCAGCTCAATTTTGGTGTGCCCCGAGAGGAGTCCCAATGGCCATTCCCGTCTTCTCCTTAGTCTAAGGGAGACAGGTCTGCCTGGCACCACTGTGGAAGGGGCGGCTAGAACATGGGGTGCTAAGAAACATTTTCCAACCTTGGAAATATGGGGAAGGGGGAGTGTGTGGCATATCCCAACAACGCCATACTGGAGCACTGTTGAACAGGTCTGACCAGGGGTTATTTAAATAtctagggcagggcttccctggtggcgcagtggttaagaatccgcctgccaatgcaggggacgtgggttcgagccccggtccgggaagatcccacatgccgtggggcaactaagcccacatgccgcaactactgaaacccacgtgcttagagcccctgctccacaacaagagaagccagagcaccacaacgaagagtagcccccccacccggctcacagcaactagagaaaagtctgcacacagcaacgaagacccaacgcagccaaaaataaataaaatgaataaataaaagtttttaaaaagcaggagttttagaaaaaaacaaataaataaataaatatctagggCAGAGATCGTCAAAATGTGAGGGCTCCGGGACCAAATCaagcctgccacctgtttttgtatttAAAGTTGCATTGGAATATGCCATGCCCGTTGGTTTCCTCAttgcctgtggctgcttttgtgctacaagaGTAATGGTAACCAAAACCTGCATGCCTGGGCCTTTGccgaaaaagtttgccaatccctaAGCTTGGGGAATGGACCTGTGTTTgacgtttttttttctttaagaatttatttcttttaattttttattttttatttacttatttttggttgcgttgggtcttcgttgctgcgcgggctttttttggctgtggcaagcagaggctactcttcattgcaatgtgcgggcctctcactgcagtggcctctcgttgtgcagcacaggctctaggcgcgcgggcttcagtagttgtggctcatgggctctagagtacaggctcagtagttgtggcgcacgggcttagttgctccacagcatgtgggatcttcccggaccagggatcgaacccatgtcccctgcattggcaggcggattcttaaccactgtgccaccagggaagccacctgtGTTTGACTTTGAAATTTATTATTCAATTAGAGCCCAGACGTTGAAGTCACTTATTAACTTGTAGGTTTCCATCCCATAGAGAAGATAATTCCATCAACCAGTTTTGTATCTAATATCACAATATTATTCCAACGTTACCCAGACTCTCAAAATAGTCTATGAACTAGCTTTGCCAAACATTCATTTCCTCCTTGGAGTGTAATGAATCTCTGATACATGTTCATAccctatacattttttaaaataaatttattatttatttattacttttggctgtgttcggtcttcgttgctgcgcgtaggctttctctagttgcagcaagcgggggctactactcattgcggtgcgcgggcttctcattgcggtggcttctcttgttgtggaacatgggctccagagtgcaggctgagtagttgtggtgcacgggcttagttgctccgcggcatgtggaatctttccagaccagggctcgaacccgtgtcccctgcattggcaggcggattcttaaccactgcgccaccagggaaggcccattcTATAtttttgaaacaggagggaaggaggcagggcacaacctttgaaagaatgacatagcccaaggGCATGatataaactgattagaacccaatgggtccaagatggcggacaagtCGACTTTTTCCACTAGACCTTCAACCTCAGTATACGCTCACggcagcaagctaaatgacacacccacaggcgccatgacagttccaagaccaACCATgaagatcaaaaagtgggcagtggcccaactcctggaaatccccgccccttcctaaaatagctggaatactccccccactcattagcctatgaaattacccacccctataagaAATGACAACCCcgtaccctggtgcctttctcaccttctgagatggcccacactctgtctgtggagtgtgtttctctctaaataaatccacttcttacctatcactttgtctctcactgaattctgagatgagacatcaagaacctgagcgtcattagtcctgaaaccaggtgtgtgatctcagttggaagactgtgggtctTGGCAGGGTCAAAGTCCCAGCCGTGTGGGTTCAAGTccaatctgaggtgcacagtttcatttttatgagtcatttttaaaaacatatttgaaaattctaCTTTGACAAGAATTTCCCAAGAGAAGGTTGGCGGGAACTTGCCCAGATTTCCTACGAGTTGGGCCCAAAGGCGCATATGCTATGTGAGCTGGGCCCACTCAGGGCTTCCCGGGGTGCCTGCCCTGTACTGAATGCCAGCCGCTGGGCTGTAGGCCTCTGAGGGCCCAATCAGACCCTCAAGACATCTGGGGCGTCTGCCCCAGCCCCGGATGAATAACAGGCCTGGCGATCCTGGGGGAGTGGTGGTGTGGAATCCCTGGGCAGGTGGAGGGGGTGACCTCCAGTACCTGCCTGTACTGAGGGCAGGCAGGAGTCTCTTCTGTCCCTCTCCTTTTTCCAGGTGGCTTCCAAAAAGAATGCGGCATCCTGGGTTGTAGGTAGCTCTGCCTGGAACCTGCGAGGAGAACCTAGGGGTGTTGGTACCCACGGGAGAGGTGGGGGGCGGAGCCAGGCACTTACTCATTTAAATGCCCCTCTGGCTGCAGTGGCCGTGCCCACGAGATCCACTGGAGGAAAGGGTGGCGGGTGCTGCCGGTGGGCGGCTGCGCGTGTGCAGTTAAATCCACAGTTCTACTCGCTGCAGGCTCTGTAAGTGCACACCCAAGTGTAcacctctctttccccttccctccctgccttggGGGTCAGGAGACCCAGGGTCCATACTTCCTGACCATGAGGTCCTTGAAACACAAGAAGATCCAACAGGCAGGAGGACTGGTGTGAGGCCCTAAGGAAGTAGCCAGAGAAGCAGCGGCCGgtgatgggggcggggaggagcaGGCTCAGTCACCCTGGAcctgagccctgggccaggaagggTGAGGGGATGCCTAGCCCTGTGAAGAGGCTCGTGAGGCCCATAGGATGGTAGCATCACGACCAAGAAGTGATGAACATCCAAGGGATTGGGTTGGTGGGCTGTGACCAGGAGAAAAGGTCGATAGGGCCCCCAAAGCCATGGGGTACAGGGGAGCAGGGCAGCCCCCTGCATCTGCAGCCCCCTTTGCTTTTCTATGCTATCCCTCAAAGAATCCAGCATGCAGCCTGTCCAGATGGTCCTGCCCCAGACTCCGGCTAGTCAGCTGGGTCAAGGGTCCTGCCTGTGACCTGGGCCCTTGGGACTGTCCCAGGTCTGGGATTCACAGGTGAGGCTCTGAGCTTGGTTGAATGAGAGTTTTAAGAACGTGCTGGAAGACCCTGTCCCTTCCCTGTTTTGTTAATTATGTTGAAAGTTACTGTGTACCTAGGGATGGGTTTGGAGGAGAGTGGGGAGGTGATGACCAGAGGAAGCCTTGCTTGGGACGAGGAGGCTGGCATAAGGGCCACTGCCAGGGCCAGGCCATGTGGTTTGAGGTTCTGAACCTGCCCGCACTTGCAGTCTTCAGGACACTTGGAGGAAGGGCCTGTTTGGGGGCTGCCAGGAGGGGCCAGCTGGTGAGACACATCAGGCTCTGTAGCCTGTGGGAGACGGATGAGTGGGACCCAGGGGTGTGGCAGGGACAGCAGGTGGGAGGAGAAAGCAAGTCCCCAGGACGGGGGGAAACAGAGCAGGGGCAGTGGGGATGCACAGAGACTGTGCTGGCGGCCCGGCGCTTGGCCACCCCCACCAGCAGCTGACCCCCATCTCGAGATCCCAGAGCCTCCACAGTCATGGCAGGTTTATTGTCGGCAACAGAGCGTCGCGATGCTCTCCCGGGGAGCACAGCTGTGGCCGTGAGGggagcaggggtggtggtggccaGGAGCAAAGCGGGTGCTGAGGTCCAGGCCTGGTCTCCTGGGCCCCAtgttccctcctgcctctctgggtccAAGAAGCATCAGTCCATCTGGGCGTGGACCACCCTAGAGGGGGCTTTCTAGCTGGGTCCACCctgggcaggagaggagggacCCTGGGGAGTCTGGGCTAGTGGCAGTGATGGCTGTGGGGCTGGCGGGGAGCAGCCAGGCCTCACAGAGGAGCAGGAACCCCCGAAGTCCCCTGGAGATGTCAGGTGGGTGATGACGGGCCAAAACCGTATCAGCTCTGGATTTCCGGACCCCCTGGGCCCCTGGCTCCCCCAGCTCACTCAGCCCAGGAGAGACCCAGGCCGTGCACCCCAACGAGAGGGACCGAGGTGAAAAGCTGAGAGTGCACGGGGGTCTCCCAGCACCTGGCGGGGCTCAGCATGTTGTGCGGGGCGGCCTCATGTCTGCAGCTCCAGGACGCGGCTGGGCTCCAAGGGGGGGGAGCCAGCTGGGCTGGACCTATGGGCCTCCCGGAGGTCCTGCAGTacctggagcagctgggccactGGGTCCTCGGGGGCTGGAGGCAGATGCAGGATGAGGGCAGAGCAGGTAGGGTCGCGCCTGTCTGGAAGGCCGGAGGGCCCCTGGGAGGGAGGCCCCACCCACCATCCCCGAAAGAGGGCTCAGGTGGGAAGCACCTACCTCCTCCGGGGCCCGTGAGCACAGGGCCTGCCTCTGGGCCCGCACTCAGCTGTCGGTGCTTCTCCCTGTGGGTGAGGACAGGATGTGAGGGCTTCTGGTGCCCTCGCCCAGCAGGCTGGGTGACCCAGGGTGGGCCTCCTGAGCTGGAGGGggctcctgggggcagggggctgcctcAATGTACAGGAAAAAGTGTGGAGCCAGGTCTCGGCCCCCGGTCGCCTCCCGCTTCCGCCGTCCAGCCTCCTCCTCTGGTCCCCCCTCATCCTCCACCTCAGCAAAGGTGCATCAGCGGAAGGCACTTTGGAAACCAAGCTTGAACCGTGTCACTTCCTTTTCAGAGGGCCCTTGGGGAGAGATGCAAGCGGGGCCTGAAAATCCCCTCGTGTTACCTGGCCACGGAATGAGTTTCATTCTTACGGGAACAGGAGACAGGGACATTTTAAGCACGGCTCCTACCCAGGGTTCACCAAAGGTCCCCGGGTCGCTCAGGTACAATCCTGTGCGCTTACACGGAGGGATGGTGGGCAGCCTCGCGGACCCTGTGCTTGAAGCTCCTTATTTAGGAACTCTGCTGGCTCAGCGCTCTGACCATCTCCCTGATCTATTTTGGATAAAACAGATCAAACTCCTCCTCGTCAGCTGCCTCCTAGGCCCTAGAGGGTcgcctgacccctgacccctctGCTCACGTGCTTCTTCCGCTCTTACTGTACGAGGATAAGCCTGTGTTGTTTAGGCCACGAAGCGTATGGTGACGCACTACAGTAGCCACAGGAGACAAACCCTAGGAGAGCTGCTGAGGAGGCAAGGAGGATGCGCGGCGCCCCTCCAGGCCCcgggggcaggggtgtgggagAGAAAACTGCCCCCTTTCGAACAGACTCCGGGAAGCAGTGCTCTCAGGAAGCGATGGCTTGCTTTAAAATATCCCCGCGCTGAACCCGCCCCCGAC
This genomic stretch from Globicephala melas chromosome 15, mGloMel1.2, whole genome shotgun sequence harbors:
- the POLR2J gene encoding DNA-directed RNA polymerase II subunit RPB11-a, yielding MNAPPAFESFLLFEGEKKITINKDTKVPNACLFTINKEDHTLGNIIKSQLLKDPQVLFAGYKVPHPLEHKIIIRVQTTPDYSPQEAFTNAITDLISELSLLEERFRVAIKDKQEGIE